A stretch of Ipomoea triloba cultivar NCNSP0323 chromosome 13, ASM357664v1 DNA encodes these proteins:
- the LOC116002732 gene encoding heavy metal-associated isoprenylated plant protein 33-like has product MSKEEFLKIQTCVLKVNIHCDGCKHKVKKILQKIEGVYKIGIDSESGKVTVSGNVDPATLIKKLTKHGKHAELWGAPKGNNAQNQMNNQMKNMQIEGKVGNNGKGQGQKGNCTPGQGQGHGGKSGNPVMPTPQQIQQLQQLQQLKALQDMKLPPQFKDLKIPMNGMPPGIVGKGAPNVKAGIPGKQSLPPEEDDLSDDEYDDDDEFDDDDFDELDDMPPALLPQKMKPIMGGGGGGGGGQMMPNMMHIGNGGGGGGGGGGGNGKKPGGGGGGGGNVPVQVNGGGGGKKGGGGNGNGGGGGGGSAQKGGKNGGGGNPGKPQDGKNNGGGGGGQNKGAGGDGVGGGGGNHNGNGNGGGKKGGGMNDGLMGMPKMMPMNAGGAGVGPMGSMPMGQMGHQMGSMGSLSMGQMGQLPAVQGLPAAAMGGGGGGGYFHQGAATGPDHPAGNPYHQQQLAAMMMNQQRANGNERFQPMMYARPPPAVNYMPPPYPYYPYHPPPPSDNYSTFFSDENTSSCNVM; this is encoded by the exons atgagtaaagaagAGTTCTTGAAGATCCAG ACTTGTGTCCTAAAAGTCAATATACACTGTGATGGCTGCAAGCATAAAGTGAAGAAGATCTTACAGAAGAttgaag GGGTTTACAAGATCGGAATTGATTCGGAGTCCGGCAAGGTCACCGTCTCCGGCAACGTGGACCCGGCGACTCTGATCAAGAAGCTTACTAAGCATGGAAAGCATGCTGAATTGTGGGGTGCCCCTAAGGGGAATAACGCTCAGAATCAGATGAACAATCAGATGAAGAATATGCAGATTGAGGGTAAAGTTGGGAATAACGGCAAGGGGCAAGGGCAAAAGGGTAATTGCACTCCGGGGCAGGGGCAGGGGCATGGGGGCAAAAGTGGAAATCCGGTAATGCCTACCCCTCAGCAGATTCAGCAGCTGCAACAGCTGCAGCAGTTGAAGGCTCTGCAGGACATGAAACTGCCGCCGCAGTTTAAGGATTTGAAGATTCCGATGAACGGAATGCCGCCCGGGATTGTCGGGAAGGGGGCTCCGAATGTCAAGGCGGGGATTCCGGGGAAGCAGAGCTTGCCGCCGGAGGAGGATGATTTGAGTGATGATgagtatgatgatgatgatgagtttGATGACGATGATTTTGATGAATTGGATGATATGCCGCCGGCGCTGCTGCCGCAGAAAATGAAGCCGATTATGGGCGGTggcggcggtggtggtggtgggcaGATGATGCCTAATATGATGCATATTGGGAATGGAggcggcggtggtggtggtggcggtggagGGAATGGTAAGAAGCCCGGTGGTGGAGGCGGTGGCGGTGGAAATGTGCCCGTTCAGGTGAACGGAGGAGGCGGTGGTAAAAAAGGCGGTGGCGGCAATGggaatggtggtggtggtgggggtggATCTGCCCAAAAGGGTGGCAAGAATGGTGGCGGGGGTAACCCCGGGAAGCCACAAGACGGGAAGAacaatggtggtggtggcggtggtcAGAATAAGGGAGCGGGAGGCGATGGCGTTGGCGGTGGTGGTGGGAATCAtaatgggaatgggaatggtGGTGGGAAGAAAGGTGGTGGAATGAATGATGGGCTGATGGGCATGCCAAAGATGATGCCAATGAATGCCGGAGGAGCTGGTGTGGGCCCAATGGGGAGTATGCCCATGGGCCAAATGGGCCATCAGATGGGCTCAATGGGTAGTCTCTCAATGGGCCAAATGGGCCAGCTCCCGGCAGTCCAAGGCCTGCCTGCCGCCGCCAtgggcggtggtggtggtggtggctaCTTCCACCAAGGGGCCGCCACCGGCCCCGACCACCCAGCCGGAAACCCCTACCACCAACAACAACTCGCCGCCATGATGATGAACCAGCAACGGGCCAACGGCAACGAGAGGTTCCAGCCGATGATGTACGCCCGCCCCCCACCGGCCGTCAACTACATGCCGCCGCCTTACCCTTACTACCCATACCACCCTCCCCCTCCAAGTGACAACTACAGCACCTTCTTTAGTGATGAGAACACCTCAAGTTGCAATGTGATGTGA